GTGGTAACATTCATCCACACTATTAATGAGACTCACTTTGCTCTGTCGCATCAGTACGTTGGTGCCTACGCAACTGTAGTTTATAAATACCAAGTACAAGTGCTGCAATAAATAATGATTCGATAATGGGTAGTGCAAGCGCTAAAAACGTCATAAATATATTACCGAAAAACATAAGTCCATATATGATCACATTTTTTAAAAGAGGTAGTTTACGGGCAAACCCTAAATTAAACACAATCACACTTAATGCATTCACAATAATATACATTATCCAAAAAGCGAAAACAACATTGTCTGGATCTTGAGCACCAAGCCACTCAGCAATCGGTGTCAGGTCCGGAGATACTGTATTCGCTGCTAAAACAGTTACCATGTGGTCACTCCCTATCTATACAACACAATTCTTGTAGCAAACCGATTATAGCATAGAAAAAGAAAGATATAAAACGAACCTTCAGCAATGGGAGTTATCACTCTTCTCCTACTGATTGGTCGTTGAGTCAATTAGGACATTACCGAACGTTAGCTCTCTTTGAGACGGGAGTTTTACGGACGCTTATCTGTGATAAAAGGGGCAAAAGCAACCCGTTACTTTTTTTATAAAGCGTTTTCCGTTACACTTATTATAAAGGAGGACGATCGTATGTTTAAGAAATTTGATATCTATCATTTCATTTGTGCTATTTTGGGAACAATTGGCTTAATTGGAATTGGAATTTCGTTCGCTCAATTAAGTCTCTCAATGTTTCTCAGCTTTCTTGTTCTTACACTTGGGTCCATTTATGTCGGTTTTAGACGTAAAAAACAGTTACAGTCAACTACCGACTAATGACCAGATCCACCTTGCGTTATCCAATTACCTTAAAAAGGGGCACGCAACAGCTAGTAGCGTCCCCTTTTAAAAAAACAATTATCTAAGTAACTCTTTCACATCTCTTCTAGATTAAACACTCATAAGTCGATATTCACGTCTAACTCGCGCCTTCTCTTTAAATCAATTATTTAGAAAGTGTATTGAAAATATCCTTATGAATAGACGGACTGGCTGCAATAAGCGTATCTTTTTTTAGGAAATCTAATGGTTCACCTTCATAATTTGTCGCTTTACCGCCTACTTCAACAAGTAGTGCATACCCTCCTGCTATATCCCATGGAGCTAAATTAAAGCTTATATAAGCATCTAACTTCCCAACAGCAACATAGGCTATTTCTAATGCAGCTACCCCATAAGAGCGAACACCTCTAACTTCCTTAACAAGCCTTTCAAGCCGTCGATCTTGTAACATCCACCCTGAATTAAAACTAAGAATCGATTCATTGAGTGGATTATTGACAATGGGAGCTACCCTTTTCCCGTTAAGAGTAGCACCTTCCCCTTTCAATGAACTGTACATCTCATTATTCATAACATCGTAAACGATGCCTATAATTGGGTGCCCATCCTGGTATATGCCAATAGAAATGGCAAAATGACTAGACTGATGAACAAAATTTATCGTACCGTCAATAGGGTCTAAAATCCAAACAGTTCCATTGAGATCTTTTATCTCTTCAAAAGAGCCCTCTTCTCCCATAAGTCGATGATCTGGGTACGTCTCTCTAATCTTATCTAAAAAGAAAGCCTCGACGTTTTTATCTACATCTGTCACTAAGTCATGCTGATTAGCTTTCGTGCTTATTGCGAATGAGGAAGACGTCATTTGATCTTTTATGTACTCGCCAGCTTCTCTCGTCCATGTCTCAGCCGTTTTTTTAACATTTTCAAAATCAACACTTTTCGTCATTATTTACCATCTCCTCAATCACCTTAATATGTATTTTCTAACATATATCATATTTAACTCAACACGTGCAAATATATATTCTTTATTCCAACTGTCATTTGTCTCAGTATTTTATGATATTTTTCATTTATTCAGCTCTTCTTTGCAAAAAAAGTGAACCTAAGTTAGGTTCACATAATCGTTAAATTTTATGCCTCGAGACGTAGCCACTCACTACGGAGCTTCTCTAATTTTTGTTTACTTTTAGTCACTTGGTCATGTTCGTTACCTTGAATTGCGTCGAATAACGTCAGGAGTTCGTAGTCAATCTCCAATTTAAGGACTGGGATACGTTTCTCTCCATCTCGTCTTTTTAATGTTTGAATGACCTTCTCCATAATTCGCACCCCTTTTCTTCAAATCTCTTTTATTCCTGAACAGACCAACAATGTTAATTGAAAAAATATAGTTACCACTACACTATGTTATTTATCGAAATTTTGCAACTATTTTTTATTGGTATTTATTTTCTTCCCTCATTCTCATATTTTAAAACGTAATTGAGAACAAGTGAGGCAACTTTCTTTTTTTGTAGCCTGCGTTTTGGTAAAATACTCTTATAACATTAAGGGAAACCTAGAAGATCACTAGAATTAAAAGAGGTATAAGCACATGTATGATAACAGTAAGAGGAGTTGGTACTATGGCATTTAACGGATTTACTAATGAAGATTTTGATGTCTTTGCTGTTGACGGGCTAGATGAAAGAATGTCTGCCATCAAAGCGACGATACGCCCTAAATTCGAAGAACTGGGAGAACACTTTTCCGCCTATTTAGCCGAAAAAACAAATGAAGAAATATACTATCACGTAGCAAAGCATGCAAGAAGAAAAGTTAATCCGCCTGCAGATACATGGGTGGCTTTTGCAAACAGTAAGCGTGGCTATAAAAAACTCCCTCATTTCCAAATAGGCTTATTTGGCACTCACGTATTCGTTTGGTTTGCCGTCATTTATGAATCACCTGTTAAAGAAGAGCTAGGAAAAACATTTAAAAGTGAGATTGAGGACATTTACAGTAAAATCCCTGGTTCCTTTCATTGGTCAGTTGACCACACTAAACCAGAAACACTACAACATAATAATCTATCTAAAGAAGACCTTAAAAAGATGTTTGACCGTCTGTCTAATGTCAAAAAGGCAGAACTATTGTGTGGAGTTTGCTTATCCTCTGATGATAAAACTGTTCAAAATGGACAAGCGTTTATTAACAAAGTGGAAGAAACATTTACGACCTTACTCCCTTTATACGAAACGGCGCATAAAATTTATTTACAAGAAGCCTAACTAACTGTTTCAACATTTTCAGACCACACTAAACACCATAAAACGAACCTTCAACCAGTGGAAGTTTTCGTTCTTCTCCCACTGATTGGTCGTTTAGTATATCATATATCAGGACATTAGCGGCCGTTAGCTCCCTTCTCTATTTTGAGGCGGGAGTTTTATGGACGCTTATTTGTGATAAAAATTTAACAAAAAGCAGACTCACTTTAGGGGGATAGGATGTCCTTGATTGACTTTACAGTATGTCTTTTTAGTGCATCCACCTAGCTAAGAGCTGCTTTTTAATTTATATATGCTTATTTCATCACGATCATATCCCCGCTCTCGTAGTCTTTTGCTTTCTTGACAACATGATAAGCAGACTGTCCAGTCTGTTTTTCATAGTTCTTAAAATGTTGCTTTTCCTCCGATTTTGAAGGGACAATCTGCTTAAACTGGTTATAGAGGGATAATAATCGTTCTCGTTTGATCCCCTTCCCATATGCCTGATCGATGGCTTCATAAAAATTAACAGCATATACCACTTCATCTTTCGACCAATCCATTGAAATTGGAATATTTACTTCGCTGGCCACTCGCCTCATCCTTTCTCGTTGGCTTTCAAAGTTAAGTCCTTTCTGTTATACTACATTTTGTTTGCGATTAAAAGTAGCAGCGGTCGTCGGTCTGACACCTTGCCATAATACTAAGAGGTGAAGAAAAATTGTCATTTAAGTTACGTCAACAAAAAACACCATTATTTGATGGCTTGCGCCAACATATAAAAGGGCATCCTGTTCAATTTCATATTCCAGGACATAAGCATGGGAATGGTATGGACCCAGAATTTAAACATTTTATCGGCCCAAATGCGTTAGCAATAGACTTGATTAATATTGAGCCATTAGATGATCTCCACCATCCAGATGGTATCATCAAGGAAGCACAAGAATTAGCAGCGGAAGCTTTTGGCGCTGATCATACTTTTTTTTCTATTCAAGG
The genomic region above belongs to Bacillus sp. A301a_S52 and contains:
- a CDS encoding DUF1054 domain-containing protein gives rise to the protein MAFNGFTNEDFDVFAVDGLDERMSAIKATIRPKFEELGEHFSAYLAEKTNEEIYYHVAKHARRKVNPPADTWVAFANSKRGYKKLPHFQIGLFGTHVFVWFAVIYESPVKEELGKTFKSEIEDIYSKIPGSFHWSVDHTKPETLQHNNLSKEDLKKMFDRLSNVKKAELLCGVCLSSDDKTVQNGQAFINKVEETFTTLLPLYETAHKIYLQEA
- a CDS encoding UPF0223 family protein, with translation MRRVASEVNIPISMDWSKDEVVYAVNFYEAIDQAYGKGIKRERLLSLYNQFKQIVPSKSEEKQHFKNYEKQTGQSAYHVVKKAKDYESGDMIVMK
- a CDS encoding YlaH-like family protein; this translates as MVTVLAANTVSPDLTPIAEWLGAQDPDNVVFAFWIMYIIVNALSVIVFNLGFARKLPLLKNVIIYGLMFFGNIFMTFLALALPIIESLFIAALVLGIYKLQLRRHQRTDATEQSESH
- a CDS encoding inositol monophosphatase family protein, with protein sequence MTKSVDFENVKKTAETWTREAGEYIKDQMTSSSFAISTKANQHDLVTDVDKNVEAFFLDKIRETYPDHRLMGEEGSFEEIKDLNGTVWILDPIDGTINFVHQSSHFAISIGIYQDGHPIIGIVYDVMNNEMYSSLKGEGATLNGKRVAPIVNNPLNESILSFNSGWMLQDRRLERLVKEVRGVRSYGVAALEIAYVAVGKLDAYISFNLAPWDIAGGYALLVEVGGKATNYEGEPLDFLKKDTLIAASPSIHKDIFNTLSK